A stretch of DNA from bacterium HR17:
GCCGACATCGTGGTCGTAGACGCTCCGCCCATCCTCACGAACGCCGACGCCCTGCTTTTAGTTCCCCTCAGCGACGGCGTCGTTGTCGTCGCCGAAGCGTCCCGAACGACACGCAACGACCTACAAAAAGTGCGGGAACAAGTTCGTTTGGCGCGCGGGCGCATCGTCGCCGCTGTGCTTAACAAGGCGTCGTCCACTTAGTTCGCCACCACGCGCGCCGCTTTGCCCACAAACGCTGCGACGCGGGGCACCGCTGTGACGATGTCGGTCTGAGCGCACCACCGCACATCGCTGTCCAACCCCAGCGCCAACAACTCACGCCCGTGTAAACTCGCACCAAAAACGGCTATCAAATCGCCTTCGGGGCGGTCTGGCGCTTGCCCGACGGGTAGCCCGATGCGGTCTGTGATGTGCCATGCCGCTGCGATGTCTTCCGTCGCCCACTCCACTCCACGCCCGACGACGCCCGCTGCAACGATGACGATGGGTGCCGTGAACCTCTCCGCCAAGACGCGGGCAACCTGCGCAACCGCCGTCGCGTTCACCGTCGTGCCGACCAACACTGCCTGCGCTTGCCGACATGCCAAAAGGCGCTTGGCACCTGTCGTGGAAGTGAACACGACGCGCCGACCGCGCAGGCGCTCTGCTGCCGCCGCGATTTCCGTCGGGCTGTTGCTGAAGTCAAACCCATCCACCTTTACGCTGCCGCGTTCGCCGACCAACAATGCATCAGCCATTTGCCGTTTCAACTGCCACGCGTCGTCCACTTCGGCGACGACCCAGACTTCACCGACGCCGCACCCCAACAGCGTTGCGATGGTGGCGCTCGCCCGCAGTGCGTCCACGACGATGGCGATTGCCCGCAGCCTGTTGGCAGTTTGACACCCTTCGTCGCCGACAGTGATGTGCACCTGAGGCATCACCAATCGCCCACCGCCCCGTCCTCGTAGTGCACCAGCGGCGGCTCGCGGTAACTGTGAGGCAACGCCGCGATTTGTGCCTCATCGGGCTCCGCGCACAACCCGACGCCTTCAGGCACGGGTACATAACCGTTGACTTGCTCAAAGGGTTGCCGCAAATAACCCTCGCCCAAAGTGATGTGCTCTTGGATAACGAAGTTGGGGATGCACGCCGCCAGTTGCAGCGCCGCCGCCGTGTTGATGGGACCGTAGGGGTTATGCGGGGCGACGCCGACATAGTAGGCTTCTGCCATCGCTGCAATCTTGCGCAACTCGAAGATGCCCCCGCACACGCACGGGTCAGGTTGCAGCACCGCCGCCGCTCGTTTTTCCAACACTTCCCGAAATTGCCAACGGGTGCACAGCCGCTCTCCCGTCGCGACGGGCACGGGCGACTTTTGCGCCACTTCCGCTAGCGCTTCCACATTCAGCGGTTGACACGGCTCTTCAATCCACATCGGCTTGTAAGGCGCCACCTCTTCCGCCAACAGCAGCGCAACTGCCGGTGTCGTCCGCCCATGTAGATCCAGCAAAACATCGTTGTCCCAACCGACGATGTCCCGCACCGCCTTCACGCGTTCTGCCGCTTTGCGAATGAGCGCTGGACCTTCCAACGGACGGGTGGGGTCAACGGGGCAAAACTTGACAGCGGTGAACCCTTGCTGCAATCGGCGTTCCGCGCTGCGCTTTAACTCGTCCAGCGTCGCACCGCCGATGTGGGCGTAAAGACGGATACGCTCGCGCACCTTACCGCCCAGCAACTCATAAACAGGCACACCCAACACTTTGCCCTTGATGTCCCACAGCGCCATCTCAATGGCGCTGACCGCCGAGCAATGGATGGGACCGCCTTTCCAGAAAAACCCCCGAAAGAGCGTTTGCCACAAGTGCTCCACCTGCAGCGGGTCTTGCCCGATGAGAAAACGACGGCTCTCGTCAATGACAGCGGCAACCGACCGAAAGTGGTCGGGCAACCCTTCGCCCCACCCGGCGACGCCTTCGTCCGTCGCCACTTTGACGAGCAAATAAATGCCCGCTTGCACGACCTCGACACCCGTGATTTTCACGCCCGCTCACCGCCTCCGTC
This window harbors:
- the comB gene encoding putative 2-phosphosulfolactate phosphatase, yielding MPQVHITVGDEGCQTANRLRAIAIVVDALRASATIATLLGCGVGEVWVVAEVDDAWQLKRQMADALLVGERGSVKVDGFDFSNSPTEIAAAAERLRGRRVVFTSTTGAKRLLACRQAQAVLVGTTVNATAVAQVARVLAERFTAPIVIVAAGVVGRGVEWATEDIAAAWHITDRIGLPVGQAPDRPEGDLIAVFGASLHGRELLALGLDSDVRWCAQTDIVTAVPRVAAFVGKAARVVAN
- the dgoD_2 gene encoding D-galactonate dehydratase, encoding MKITGVEVVQAGIYLLVKVATDEGVAGWGEGLPDHFRSVAAVIDESRRFLIGQDPLQVEHLWQTLFRGFFWKGGPIHCSAVSAIEMALWDIKGKVLGVPVYELLGGKVRERIRLYAHIGGATLDELKRSAERRLQQGFTAVKFCPVDPTRPLEGPALIRKAAERVKAVRDIVGWDNDVLLDLHGRTTPAVALLLAEEVAPYKPMWIEEPCQPLNVEALAEVAQKSPVPVATGERLCTRWQFREVLEKRAAAVLQPDPCVCGGIFELRKIAAMAEAYYVGVAPHNPYGPINTAAALQLAACIPNFVIQEHITLGEGYLRQPFEQVNGYVPVPEGVGLCAEPDEAQIAALPHSYREPPLVHYEDGAVGDW